In Geobacillus kaustophilus, a genomic segment contains:
- the flhB gene encoding flagellar biosynthesis protein FlhB, translating to MGRWRLDLQFFAGEKTEKATPRKRQEVREKGQVAKSGDVVSASVLLASFLALFLAGEYERDGLLRLFTRALSDSASASLTVDSLHQLFLDWLSHAALLLAPLFAAAVLAAGLTNFLQIGAMFTVEPLKMDWNRLNPVQGMKRLFSLRALVELLKSVLKAGIIGAVVFAVLLAERSELAALVSKTPGAALIVVGGLTVKMGLYAAGALLFLALFDYLYQRFEFEKSIRMSKQDIKDEYKKTEGDPLIKSRIKQKQREMAMRRMMQEVPNADVVITNPTHYAVALKYEDGKMEAPVVVAKGADYMALKIKEVAKAHGVVTVENRPLAQALYRQTEVGDMIPEAFFKAVAEILAYVYRLKGNV from the coding sequence ATGGGCAGGTGGCGCCTCGATTTGCAATTTTTCGCTGGCGAAAAAACAGAAAAGGCGACGCCTCGCAAACGGCAAGAAGTGCGGGAAAAAGGGCAGGTGGCCAAAAGCGGCGATGTCGTCTCCGCTTCCGTGTTGCTTGCTTCGTTTCTTGCTTTGTTTTTGGCTGGGGAGTACGAGCGGGACGGTCTGCTGCGGTTGTTCACCCGCGCTTTGTCCGATTCTGCGTCTGCTTCGTTGACGGTTGACTCGCTTCACCAGCTGTTTCTTGACTGGCTTTCCCATGCCGCCTTGCTTTTGGCGCCGCTGTTCGCCGCTGCAGTGCTGGCGGCCGGGTTGACCAACTTTTTGCAAATCGGCGCCATGTTCACCGTTGAACCGTTAAAAATGGATTGGAACCGCCTCAATCCCGTGCAAGGAATGAAACGGCTGTTTTCGTTGCGCGCCTTGGTCGAGCTGTTGAAATCCGTGTTAAAAGCGGGAATTATCGGTGCGGTCGTGTTCGCGGTGCTGTTGGCCGAACGAAGTGAGCTCGCGGCGCTCGTTTCCAAGACGCCGGGCGCGGCTTTGATTGTCGTCGGCGGCTTGACGGTGAAAATGGGGCTGTACGCCGCGGGGGCGCTCTTGTTTTTAGCGCTGTTTGATTACTTGTATCAGCGGTTTGAATTTGAAAAAAGCATCCGCATGTCCAAACAGGACATTAAAGATGAATACAAAAAGACGGAAGGCGATCCGCTCATCAAATCGCGCATCAAGCAAAAACAGCGCGAGATGGCGATGAGGCGGATGATGCAGGAAGTGCCGAACGCGGATGTCGTCATTACGAACCCGACGCATTACGCCGTTGCCCTCAAGTATGAAGACGGCAAAATGGAAGCGCCGGTCGTCGTCGCGAAAGGGGCGGATTATATGGCGTTGAAAATCAAGGAAGTGGCGAAAGCCCACGGCGTCGTTACCGTTGAGAACCGTCCGTTGGCG
- the fliR gene encoding flagellar biosynthetic protein FliR: protein MEQAWTYFPAFLLVFIRAASFFAAMPLFSHRTVPASYKVGLAFLLSWLLFLAMPKPVLALDGVYVLLVVKEALVGLALGLLAAILMAAVQIAGGLIDFQAGFAIANVIDPQTGAQSPLLGEYLHLLALLLFLMLDGHHLLLDGMFYSYHWLPLDRLPHVADGRAMEYAVRAFAAMFAVAFQMAAPLVGSLFLVDVALGIIARAVPQMNIFAVGFSVKTAAAFWLLLAEIGGILLAARSVFHFMFASLREFMRLLGGG from the coding sequence ATGGAACAAGCATGGACTTATTTTCCGGCGTTTTTGCTCGTCTTTATCCGCGCCGCTTCCTTTTTCGCGGCGATGCCGTTGTTTTCCCACCGGACCGTGCCGGCTTCGTATAAAGTCGGACTGGCGTTTTTGCTCAGTTGGCTGTTGTTTTTGGCCATGCCCAAACCTGTGTTGGCGCTTGACGGCGTGTACGTCTTGCTCGTCGTGAAAGAAGCGCTCGTCGGGCTGGCTCTTGGGCTGCTGGCTGCGATCCTCATGGCGGCGGTGCAAATCGCCGGCGGTTTGATCGACTTTCAAGCCGGGTTTGCCATCGCCAACGTCATCGATCCGCAAACCGGAGCGCAAAGCCCGCTGCTTGGCGAATATCTTCATTTGTTGGCGCTTTTGCTTTTTCTTATGCTTGACGGGCACCATTTGTTGCTTGATGGCATGTTTTACAGCTATCATTGGCTGCCGCTTGACCGCTTGCCTCACGTCGCTGACGGGCGAGCGATGGAATACGCGGTGCGGGCGTTTGCCGCGATGTTCGCCGTTGCGTTCCAAATGGCAGCCCCGCTTGTCGGATCGCTCTTTTTAGTTGATGTGGCGCTTGGCATCATCGCCCGCGCGGTGCCGCAAATGAACATTTTCGCGGTCGGCTTTTCCGTCAAAACGGCGGCGGCGTTTTGGCTCCTGTTGGCGGAGATTGGGGGAATATTGCTTGCGGCGCGCAGCGTATTTCACTTCATGTTTGCTTCGTTGCGCGAGTTTATGCGGCTGTTGGGGGGCGGATAA
- the fliQ gene encoding flagellar biosynthesis protein FliQ — MSADFIIRLAEQGVYIVLVVCGPLLLLSLAVGLVVSIVQAATQIQEQTLAFVPKIVAVLLGLVFFGPWMLSKMVSYAHDIFNNLASFIG; from the coding sequence ATGAGTGCCGATTTCATCATCCGCCTTGCTGAACAAGGCGTGTATATCGTGCTTGTCGTCTGCGGGCCGCTCTTGTTGTTGTCCCTTGCCGTCGGGCTTGTCGTCAGCATTGTTCAAGCCGCGACGCAAATTCAAGAGCAGACGCTCGCGTTTGTGCCGAAAATCGTCGCCGTCTTGCTTGGACTTGTGTTCTTTGGACCGTGGATGCTCTCGAAAATGGTGTCGTACGCGCACGATATTTTCAACAATCTTGCTTCGTTTATAGGCTGA
- the fliP gene encoding flagellar type III secretion system pore protein FliP (The bacterial flagellar biogenesis protein FliP forms a type III secretion system (T3SS)-type pore required for flagellar assembly.) — protein sequence MSEFVHMFDSMAPEHVSTAVKLLLLLTVLSIAPGILIMMTCFTRIVIVLSFVRTALGTQQMPPNQVLVGLALFLTFFIMAPTWKEINDQALQPLFADKIDLEEAYERAAVPLKQFMSQYTRQEDLALFLSYSGAKQPKTVNDIPMTALVPAFAISELKTAFQMGFMIFIPFLVIDMIVASVLMSMGMMMLPPVMISLPFKILLFVLVDGWHLVVKSLLQSFQ from the coding sequence ATGAGTGAATTTGTCCATATGTTTGATTCGATGGCCCCCGAGCACGTGTCGACAGCGGTGAAGCTTCTTCTGCTGCTCACCGTGTTGTCGATCGCTCCCGGCATTCTCATTATGATGACATGTTTTACCCGCATCGTCATCGTTTTGTCGTTTGTGCGCACGGCGCTCGGCACGCAGCAGATGCCGCCGAACCAAGTGCTCGTCGGGCTCGCATTGTTTTTAACGTTTTTCATTATGGCGCCAACCTGGAAAGAAATCAACGACCAGGCATTGCAGCCGCTGTTTGCCGACAAAATTGATTTGGAGGAGGCGTATGAACGGGCGGCTGTTCCGCTGAAGCAGTTTATGAGCCAATACACAAGGCAGGAAGATTTGGCGCTGTTTTTATCGTACAGCGGCGCCAAACAGCCGAAAACGGTCAACGACATCCCGATGACCGCGCTCGTGCCGGCGTTTGCCATCAGTGAGTTGAAAACGGCGTTTCAAATGGGCTTTATGATTTTTATTCCGTTTTTAGTGATCGACATGATCGTCGCCAGCGTCCTAATGTCGATGGGGATGATGATGCTGCCGCCAGTGATGATTTCGCTGCCGTTTAAAATTTTATTGTTTGTGCTTGTTGATGGATGGCATTTGGTCGTCAAATCATTGTTGCAAAGTTTTCAATAA
- the fliZ gene encoding flagella biosynthesis regulatory protein FliZ: protein MAIWRWAAVLLAAAIAFGPVPAAAAQSPTVADCLQHPDSCGPSAPSRQQTKQTANQAADAVSASDVLRLIGATAFVLILLYAVLRWMSRRQSFVSSQKGVIEHLGGTSVGTNRSVQLIKVGRRLLVIGVGDSIQLLREIEDEEEINELLAQYRERLERMAEFGRLGSLLRGEWTGKSKRKNGLPPSFSALLAEEMKQMTEKRNEWLKRLKGKGTAGDE from the coding sequence ATGGCAATTTGGCGCTGGGCGGCCGTTTTGCTGGCGGCAGCCATCGCTTTTGGGCCGGTGCCGGCAGCGGCTGCTCAAAGCCCGACGGTCGCCGACTGCCTGCAGCATCCCGATTCATGCGGGCCGTCAGCTCCTTCCAGGCAGCAGACAAAACAGACAGCGAATCAAGCCGCAGATGCGGTTTCCGCTTCTGATGTGCTTCGGCTCATCGGCGCGACCGCCTTTGTCCTCATTCTTCTTTATGCGGTGTTAAGATGGATGTCTCGCCGTCAGTCATTCGTTTCGAGCCAAAAGGGCGTCATCGAACATCTCGGCGGGACGAGCGTCGGGACGAACCGCTCTGTGCAGCTGATTAAAGTCGGCCGCCGGCTGCTCGTCATCGGCGTCGGCGATTCGATTCAGCTGCTTAGGGAAATTGAGGATGAAGAGGAAATCAATGAGCTGCTAGCGCAGTATCGCGAGCGGTTGGAACGAATGGCGGAGTTCGGCCGGCTTGGCTCCCTCCTTCGCGGCGAGTGGACGGGGAAATCAAAAAGGAAAAACGGTTTGCCGCCGTCGTTTTCGGCGCTGTTGGCTGAGGAGATGAAGCAAATGACTGAAAAACGGAACGAGTGGCTGAAGCGGCTGAAAGGGAAAGGAACGGCGGGCGATGAGTGA
- a CDS encoding response regulator, whose amino-acid sequence MARVLVVDDAAFMRMMIKDILTKNGHEVVAEAADGRQAIEKYKETRPDVVTMDITMPEMDGIAALKEIKKIDSNAKVIMCSAMGQQAMVIDAIQAGAKDFVVKPFQADRVIEAINKTIG is encoded by the coding sequence ATGGCAAGAGTGCTTGTCGTTGATGATGCGGCATTTATGCGCATGATGATTAAAGACATTTTGACGAAAAACGGACATGAAGTCGTCGCCGAAGCGGCCGATGGGCGGCAGGCCATCGAGAAATACAAGGAAACGCGGCCCGATGTCGTAACAATGGATATTACGATGCCGGAGATGGACGGGATTGCGGCGCTCAAGGAAATTAAAAAAATCGACAGCAACGCCAAAGTCATTATGTGCTCAGCGATGGGGCAACAGGCAATGGTGATTGATGCCATTCAGGCAGGGGCGAAAGATTTTGTGGTTAAGCCGTTCCAAGCGGACCGCGTCATCGAGGCGATCAACAAAACGATCGGGTGA
- the fliY gene encoding flagellar motor switch phosphatase FliY — MMNDGMLSQDEIDALLRGMDSDGHIPALHDILSPLEQDALGEIGNISFGSSATALSMLLNQKVEITTPSVSIIERTSVANEFPQPYVAIQVNYTEGLLGTNLLVIKQQDAAIIADLMLGGNGTAADGPLGEIQLSAVQEAMNQMMGSAATSMSTVFGKRVDISPPTLHLLDLTEGKGMEYLPDEDFFIKVSFRLKIGELIDSSIMQLLPIDFAKELVAQLLGSPLEEPGAAEVNLKPSADARSFSEPQPVLTDAQMNDGAAVSEAASRSTDKPPAGRTDKERDGAAARHIQTADFVEFDAPPLAATEARNLELLFDVPLQVTVELGRTKRSVQEILQLSTGSIIELDKLAGEPVDVFVNNKLIAKGEVVVIDENFGVRITDIISQSDRLTRLK; from the coding sequence ATGATGAATGATGGAATGTTGTCGCAGGATGAAATTGATGCTTTGTTGCGCGGAATGGACAGCGACGGACATATTCCGGCGCTTCATGATATTCTCTCTCCACTTGAGCAGGACGCTCTTGGGGAAATCGGCAATATTTCTTTCGGCAGTTCGGCCACTGCACTGTCGATGTTATTGAACCAAAAGGTAGAAATTACGACGCCAAGCGTGTCCATTATTGAGCGCACAAGCGTCGCTAATGAATTCCCGCAGCCATATGTCGCCATCCAAGTCAACTATACGGAAGGGCTGCTCGGGACCAACTTGTTGGTCATTAAACAGCAAGACGCGGCGATTATCGCAGATTTAATGCTTGGCGGCAATGGAACGGCGGCTGATGGCCCGCTAGGAGAGATTCAGCTGAGCGCTGTTCAAGAAGCGATGAACCAAATGATGGGCTCAGCAGCGACATCGATGTCGACTGTCTTTGGCAAGCGGGTCGACATTTCCCCGCCGACGCTCCATCTTCTTGATTTGACGGAAGGAAAAGGGATGGAATATTTGCCGGACGAAGATTTTTTCATTAAAGTGTCGTTTCGGCTGAAAATCGGCGAGTTGATCGACTCAAGCATTATGCAGCTGTTGCCGATCGATTTCGCAAAAGAATTGGTCGCCCAATTGCTCGGCTCGCCGCTTGAGGAGCCGGGGGCTGCGGAAGTCAACCTCAAGCCGTCGGCGGACGCGCGGTCGTTCAGCGAGCCGCAGCCTGTTCTGACTGACGCTCAGATGAACGACGGTGCGGCCGTTTCAGAAGCGGCGAGCCGCTCGACGGATAAACCGCCGGCTGGACGCACGGACAAGGAGAGAGATGGTGCAGCCGCGCGGCATATTCAAACCGCCGATTTCGTCGAGTTCGATGCCCCGCCGCTTGCGGCAACGGAGGCGCGCAATTTGGAGCTGCTGTTTGATGTGCCGTTGCAGGTGACGGTTGAGCTCGGACGGACGAAGCGATCGGTGCAGGAAATTTTGCAGCTGTCGACTGGATCGATCATTGAGCTTGATAAGCTGGCCGGCGAACCGGTCGACGTGTTTGTCAACAACAAGCTGATCGCGAAAGGCGAGGTTGTCGTCATCGATGAAAATTTCGGGGTCCGCATCACAGACATCATCAGCCAAAGCGATCGGCTAACACGGCTAAAATAA
- the fliM gene encoding flagellar motor switch protein FliM: MTAGEVLSQSEIDALLAALSAGEMSAEELKKEEEGRRVKTYDFRRALRFSKDQIRSLTRIHENFARLLTTFFSAQLRTYVQISVASADQIPYEEFVRSIPKMTIINVFEVPPLGGHVLLEVNPNIAYAMLDRVMGGRGVGMDKVEHLTEIETRIMSNLFDKAFVHWRDAWESVAEVDPLFVDFEVNPQFLRMIAPNDTVVVISLNTQIGEARGMMNVCIPHVVLEPIMPRLSVHYWMQAQKKERSPEEAKRIEQRIRAAKLPIIAELGTAVITVNELLQLEAGDVIQLEQSIHEPLVVKIGHIPKFIGQPGKRNKKLAVQILAMIEGDEDDHDE; the protein is encoded by the coding sequence ATGACGGCCGGGGAAGTATTGTCGCAAAGCGAAATTGACGCGTTGCTCGCTGCGCTTTCTGCAGGGGAGATGAGCGCGGAGGAGCTGAAAAAAGAGGAGGAAGGCCGACGCGTCAAAACGTATGATTTCCGGCGGGCGCTCCGGTTTTCCAAAGATCAAATCCGCAGCCTGACGCGCATTCATGAGAATTTCGCCCGTCTGCTGACAACGTTTTTTTCCGCCCAGCTGCGCACGTATGTGCAAATTTCGGTCGCATCGGCCGACCAAATTCCATACGAAGAATTTGTCCGCTCCATCCCCAAAATGACGATCATCAATGTCTTTGAGGTGCCGCCGCTTGGCGGGCATGTCCTTTTGGAAGTCAACCCGAACATCGCTTACGCCATGCTTGACCGGGTGATGGGCGGGCGCGGCGTCGGCATGGATAAAGTGGAGCATTTGACTGAGATTGAAACACGCATCATGTCCAATTTGTTTGACAAGGCGTTTGTCCATTGGCGCGACGCTTGGGAATCGGTGGCGGAAGTCGACCCGCTCTTTGTCGATTTTGAAGTCAATCCGCAGTTTTTGCGCATGATCGCGCCGAACGACACCGTCGTCGTCATTTCGCTCAACACCCAAATCGGCGAAGCGCGCGGCATGATGAATGTGTGCATTCCGCATGTCGTCTTGGAGCCGATTATGCCGCGGCTGTCGGTGCATTACTGGATGCAGGCGCAAAAAAAGGAGCGTTCCCCCGAGGAAGCGAAACGGATCGAACAGCGCATCCGCGCGGCAAAATTGCCGATTATCGCTGAACTGGGAACGGCGGTCATCACGGTCAATGAATTGCTTCAACTCGAGGCCGGCGATGTCATTCAGCTCGAGCAGTCGATTCATGAGCCGCTCGTGGTTAAAATCGGCCATATTCCAAAATTTATCGGCCAGCCGGGGAAGCGGAACAAAAAGCTGGCGGTGCAAATTTTAGCGATGATCGAGGGGGACGAAGACGACCATGATGAATGA
- the fliL gene encoding flagellar basal body-associated protein FliL, giving the protein MKGNKAIKTMIIVLAVIALAGTAALVAVMKMGHAEKQGAPSADELAERSIDIPEMTTNLADGRYIKISFKIETDSDQGKEEAEKRDFQMKDVIIEQLSQMKAADFKGKEGLTALKERLKREINGLMQEGRVENVYITSFILQ; this is encoded by the coding sequence GTGAAAGGGAATAAAGCAATCAAAACGATGATCATTGTGCTGGCGGTTATCGCCTTAGCCGGAACGGCGGCGCTTGTCGCGGTGATGAAGATGGGACATGCGGAGAAACAGGGGGCGCCAAGCGCCGACGAACTTGCAGAACGATCGATCGACATTCCGGAAATGACAACGAATTTAGCGGACGGGCGTTATATTAAAATCTCATTTAAAATTGAAACAGACAGCGATCAAGGAAAAGAAGAGGCGGAGAAACGGGATTTTCAGATGAAAGACGTGATCATCGAGCAGCTCTCACAGATGAAAGCGGCCGACTTTAAAGGAAAAGAAGGACTGACGGCGCTGAAAGAGCGGCTGAAGCGTGAGATCAACGGACTGATGCAAGAAGGGAGAGTGGAGAACGTCTACATTACCTCTTTTATCCTCCAGTAG
- a CDS encoding flagellar FlbD family protein → MISLTKLNGKRFVLNALYIEQIEAFPDTTVTLTNGKKFVVRETVEQVVARASEFYRQLGVFRLPKAGGLDSERE, encoded by the coding sequence ATGATTTCGTTAACGAAGCTCAACGGCAAACGGTTTGTGCTCAATGCGCTGTACATCGAACAAATTGAAGCGTTTCCTGATACGACCGTGACGCTGACGAACGGCAAAAAATTCGTCGTCCGCGAAACGGTCGAGCAAGTGGTTGCACGAGCGAGCGAATTTTACCGGCAGCTTGGCGTGTTTCGCTTACCGAAAGCAGGAGGATTGGACAGTGAAAGGGAATAA
- the flgG gene encoding flagellar basal body rod protein FlgG: MLRSMYSGIGAMRNFQTKLDVIGNNIANVNTYGFKKGRTVFKDLMSQTISGASGPNAGAGRGGTNPKQVGLGSQLAAIDTVHTQGSLQTTGRVLDLAISGDGFFVVGDASGNNRMYTRAGNFYLDSQGYIVNADGQYLLSTSNGRLGVPTNAKSLSIGADGQVTIVDASGNLQTIGTIQLAKFANNDGLEKAGNNLFRETTNSGTPTTGAPGANGTGTIVSGALEMSNVDLAEEFTEMIVAQRGFQANTRIITTSDEILQELVNLKK; encoded by the coding sequence ATGCTTCGTTCCATGTATTCCGGAATCGGCGCCATGCGCAACTTCCAAACGAAGTTGGACGTCATCGGCAACAACATCGCCAATGTCAATACGTACGGGTTTAAAAAAGGACGAACGGTGTTTAAAGATTTAATGAGCCAGACGATTTCTGGCGCAAGCGGACCCAATGCCGGTGCCGGCCGCGGCGGGACGAATCCGAAGCAAGTCGGGCTCGGTTCGCAGCTTGCGGCGATCGACACCGTCCATACGCAAGGCAGCTTGCAAACGACCGGCCGCGTGCTCGATTTGGCGATTTCCGGGGATGGATTTTTCGTCGTCGGCGACGCTTCCGGCAACAATCGCATGTATACGAGAGCCGGGAATTTTTATCTCGATTCGCAAGGCTATATTGTCAATGCCGATGGCCAATATTTGCTCAGTACATCCAATGGTAGATTGGGAGTTCCGACAAATGCGAAAAGCTTGAGCATCGGAGCCGACGGCCAAGTGACCATTGTGGACGCTTCCGGGAACTTGCAGACGATCGGCACGATTCAGCTGGCTAAATTTGCAAACAATGACGGATTAGAAAAAGCCGGCAACAACTTGTTCCGCGAAACGACCAACTCTGGAACGCCAACGACAGGAGCGCCGGGAGCGAACGGAACAGGAACGATCGTCTCCGGCGCGCTTGAAATGTCCAACGTCGACCTTGCCGAGGAATTCACGGAGATGATCGTCGCCCAACGAGGCTTCCAGGCGAATACGCGCATCATTACGACATCGGACGAAATTTTGCAAGAGCTTGTCAACTTGAAAAAATAG
- the flgD gene encoding flagellar hook assembly protein FlgD, with amino-acid sequence MTTNVIDGSLWLTNAVQPERKTGNQILGKDDFLKILLAQLENQDPLNPMEDKEFIAQMASFSSLEQMMNIANLMQQWMQASSRDALLRYSEWIGKTVHWQDGDTMMSAVVQSVMQKDGQVTLGLDNGTTIAADAVVKVEQKG; translated from the coding sequence ATGACAACGAATGTGATTGATGGAAGTTTATGGCTGACCAACGCGGTTCAGCCGGAACGGAAAACGGGCAATCAAATTTTAGGAAAAGACGATTTTCTCAAAATTTTGCTCGCTCAGCTTGAAAATCAAGACCCGCTCAATCCGATGGAAGATAAAGAGTTTATCGCGCAAATGGCGAGTTTCTCTTCGCTTGAGCAAATGATGAACATCGCCAATTTGATGCAGCAATGGATGCAAGCGTCAAGCCGCGATGCGCTGCTGCGCTACAGCGAATGGATCGGCAAAACGGTGCACTGGCAAGACGGTGATACGATGATGAGCGCCGTCGTTCAATCGGTCATGCAAAAAGACGGCCAAGTGACTCTCGGGCTTGATAACGGGACAACGATTGCCGCGGATGCGGTCGTGAAAGTTGAACAAAAAGGATAA
- a CDS encoding flagellar hook-length control protein FliK has protein sequence MKVTITASAPPSAGTMAVKKESENTSMFAALLAHKQQELLPAGAGISLFQEESNKNKEPDWQNGGMETGAVGQPSSAEKKPAQIESLWLAPSIVAALAVAPISAVAGAPLLAADKQTEGKTSDHWPFPLVGAMNGEETIAAQPAADKAGFERAFITDGRKSRSIDAESFSPSSGKTGMFTPLLSDGDQRPFKEQGGNGPVVALPNGVSFVRPAGEKDVSLPKRGDKGHGGEAAPSFTTPSALLSFSSSVELIGEMPASAGGSVADQVAHALRSARWMKLPSGVMQLVIRLHPEHLGTVTVKMTEEGGKLAAKLLVANDAVKELLYAHLPQLAQQLDASHITVEKWTVWSDYDSPAMPPYSGNRQGGQQQGESRQKQKRDPSSSFPFALDGIEADA, from the coding sequence ATGAAAGTAACGATCACAGCAAGCGCGCCGCCATCCGCAGGCACTATGGCGGTGAAAAAAGAATCCGAAAACACCAGCATGTTTGCGGCGCTGCTTGCCCACAAGCAACAAGAGCTATTGCCCGCTGGGGCAGGGATTAGCTTGTTTCAAGAGGAGTCGAACAAAAACAAAGAGCCAGATTGGCAAAATGGCGGAATGGAAACGGGCGCAGTCGGACAACCATCTTCAGCGGAAAAGAAACCGGCGCAAATAGAATCATTGTGGCTTGCCCCTTCCATCGTGGCCGCTTTGGCTGTTGCTCCGATTTCGGCGGTTGCCGGCGCGCCGCTTTTGGCGGCAGATAAGCAGACGGAAGGGAAAACTAGTGATCATTGGCCATTTCCGCTTGTCGGTGCCATGAATGGCGAAGAAACGATTGCCGCTCAGCCGGCGGCCGATAAAGCGGGATTTGAACGTGCGTTCATAACCGACGGACGGAAAAGCCGTAGTATCGATGCTGAATCTTTTTCGCCTTCCAGCGGAAAAACAGGGATGTTTACCCCGCTCCTGAGCGATGGCGACCAGCGTCCATTCAAGGAGCAGGGAGGCAACGGGCCGGTTGTCGCGCTGCCTAACGGAGTTTCTTTCGTCCGGCCGGCTGGTGAAAAAGACGTTTCGCTGCCAAAAAGGGGGGACAAGGGGCATGGCGGCGAAGCCGCTCCTTCCTTCACCACTCCTTCTGCGCTTTTATCATTCTCTTCATCTGTTGAGCTGATCGGTGAGATGCCGGCGTCAGCTGGCGGAAGCGTCGCTGATCAAGTCGCCCACGCGCTAAGGTCGGCACGTTGGATGAAGTTGCCAAGCGGTGTCATGCAGCTTGTCATCCGTCTGCATCCGGAACATCTCGGGACGGTGACGGTGAAAATGACAGAGGAAGGCGGGAAGCTCGCCGCCAAGCTGCTTGTGGCGAACGACGCGGTAAAAGAGTTGCTCTACGCTCATTTGCCGCAGCTTGCTCAGCAGCTTGATGCGAGTCACATCACGGTCGAAAAATGGACTGTTTGGTCGGATTATGACAGCCCCGCTATGCCGCCGTATTCCGGGAACCGCCAAGGAGGACAGCAGCAGGGCGAATCGCGGCAAAAACAAAAGCGGGATCCATCATCTTCCTTCCCGTTTGCGCTAGACGGGATCGAAGCTGACGCATAA
- a CDS encoding MotE family protein, translated as MAESKVEQEMQSSWWQWLLFVIVIPSAFAASFLLLILNVAGVDVAKAAKQWTIKAPFVSEWVDWSKREKALQKTIEAQQQTINQQKRTIADQQKQIKQLKNELAAKEKEIAQLSMPSGKTDAQAEPVDEPALTEEDVAGMYDAMSEKQAAAILGELPESEALRVLSRIDGDKAAAILEQMPAGRAAKLLASLSKRAMGKEAAE; from the coding sequence ATGGCGGAGAGCAAAGTTGAACAGGAAATGCAGTCGAGTTGGTGGCAATGGCTGTTGTTTGTCATTGTCATTCCGAGTGCGTTTGCCGCCTCCTTTCTGTTGTTGATTTTAAACGTTGCCGGCGTTGATGTGGCCAAGGCGGCAAAGCAGTGGACAATAAAGGCGCCGTTTGTCTCCGAGTGGGTCGACTGGAGCAAAAGGGAGAAAGCTTTGCAAAAAACGATTGAAGCTCAGCAGCAGACGATCAACCAGCAAAAACGAACGATCGCCGACCAACAAAAGCAAATCAAACAGTTGAAAAACGAATTGGCGGCAAAGGAAAAGGAAATCGCCCAGCTGTCTATGCCAAGCGGGAAAACGGACGCTCAGGCTGAGCCTGTTGACGAGCCGGCCTTGACGGAAGAAGATGTCGCCGGCATGTATGACGCCATGTCGGAAAAACAGGCAGCGGCTATTTTAGGGGAACTGCCTGAGAGCGAAGCGCTCCGTGTACTGAGCCGGATTGATGGCGACAAAGCGGCAGCCATTTTGGAACAAATGCCGGCCGGGCGGGCGGCGAAACTGTTGGCATCGTTAAGCAAAAGGGCGATGGGGAAGGAGGCGGCCGAATGA
- the fliJ gene encoding flagellar export protein FliJ has protein sequence MTPTFRLQKVLAMKEKEKEKALGEYEEAVRRFEQAAETLYRLLKEKEECAAARDEQLQAGLSVGDIRLRLQYMANLERTIDHYQFVVMQAREQMQRRQQRLMELNIEVKKYEKMRERMKRWAEQLEREAERRLLDEMAVQRFARQGEV, from the coding sequence GTGACGCCGACGTTTCGGCTGCAAAAAGTGCTGGCGATGAAAGAAAAAGAAAAAGAGAAGGCGCTTGGCGAATATGAGGAGGCAGTCCGCCGGTTTGAGCAGGCAGCCGAAACGCTTTACCGCCTGCTCAAGGAAAAAGAAGAATGCGCGGCGGCTCGGGATGAACAGCTTCAAGCCGGCCTGTCCGTTGGAGACATTCGCCTTAGGCTGCAATATATGGCGAATTTAGAGCGGACGATCGACCATTATCAGTTCGTCGTCATGCAGGCGCGCGAGCAGATGCAGCGCCGGCAACAGCGTTTGATGGAATTGAATATCGAAGTGAAAAAATACGAAAAAATGCGCGAGCGCATGAAGCGGTGGGCCGAGCAGCTTGAGAGGGAAGCGGAACGCCGCCTGCTCGATGAAATGGCGGTTCAACGTTTTGCAAGGCAGGGAGAGGTATAG